The Providencia rettgeri genome includes a window with the following:
- a CDS encoding Phage protein U, with protein sequence MAMAALGLFVFQLNTTPYQMMQINQKYRYGVNNRVGKRPAVQFIGLDNDDITLSGSLFPSLTGGRLSLLVLEQMAETGKAWSLIDGSGTIYGMFVIEEITQSKSIFFDDGSARKIDFTLKLKRTDESLSQMFGDLGQQLNDIRGALPL encoded by the coding sequence ATGGCAATGGCAGCACTAGGCTTGTTTGTCTTTCAATTAAATACAACGCCTTACCAGATGATGCAAATTAACCAAAAATACCGTTATGGGGTAAATAATCGTGTCGGCAAGCGCCCCGCAGTTCAATTTATCGGCCTTGATAATGACGATATCACATTAAGTGGCTCATTATTCCCGTCACTGACTGGCGGCAGGCTGTCATTACTGGTATTAGAGCAAATGGCAGAAACGGGAAAAGCATGGTCGCTGATTGATGGCTCAGGCACCATTTACGGTATGTTTGTAATTGAAGAAATTACTCAATCGAAAAGTATTTTTTTTGATGATGGCTCGGCCAGAAAAATTGATTTTACGCTGAAATTAAAACGCACTGATGAATCACTGTCTCAAATGTTTGGCGATCTAGGTCAGCAGCTCAATGATATTCGCGGAGCCTTACCGCTATGA
- a CDS encoding Predicted transcriptional regulator has protein sequence MNTKLKEFDIAEYLNSEEEIQMYLNEILEEGDPSLVLAALGDIAKARNMSQLAKEVGMSREGLYKALSGQGNPTFMTIIKIVNSLGLKLQFKSI, from the coding sequence ATGAATACTAAATTAAAAGAATTTGATATCGCTGAGTATTTAAACAGTGAAGAAGAAATACAAATGTATCTAAACGAAATTCTAGAAGAAGGTGACCCTAGTCTAGTTCTCGCTGCACTTGGTGATATTGCAAAGGCAAGAAATATGAGTCAATTAGCTAAAGAAGTTGGAATGAGTCGTGAAGGTTTATATAAGGCACTATCAGGACAGGGAAATCCAACATTTATGACGATTATAAAAATCGTTAATTCTCTCGGATTAAAGTTACAGTTTAAGAGTATCTAA
- a CDS encoding Phage tail sheath protein: MAQDYHHGVRVIELNEGTRPIRTINTAIVGMVCTADDADTKAFPLNTPVLITDVKNAAGKAGETGTLARSLDAIGNQSKPVTVVVRVEQGESEAETTSNIIGGTTPDGRKTGLQALTVAQGRLGVKPRILAVPAHDTQAVSSTLAGIAQKMRAMAYISAYGSKTISDTIDYRKNFNQRELMLIWPEFQSWDTVANAESNIYATACALGLRAKIDNEIGWHKTLSNVGVNGVTGISADVSWDLQDPATDAGLLNENDITTLIRNNGFKFWGSRTCSDDPLFAFESYTRTAQVLSDTIAEGLDWSIDGTLNPSLARDIIESINAKLRSMATQGYLLGGECWFDPDVNTKEELKSGKLYIDYDYTAVPPLENLLLRQRITDRYLLDFGSKIKG, from the coding sequence ATGGCTCAAGATTATCACCACGGCGTGCGAGTGATTGAACTCAACGAAGGCACGCGACCTATTCGCACCATCAATACCGCCATTGTCGGAATGGTGTGTACTGCCGATGATGCAGACACAAAAGCCTTTCCACTCAATACCCCTGTTTTAATTACAGATGTGAAAAATGCAGCAGGTAAAGCCGGCGAAACTGGCACGCTTGCACGTTCACTGGATGCTATCGGTAACCAATCAAAACCGGTTACCGTGGTTGTACGTGTTGAACAAGGCGAAAGCGAAGCAGAAACCACATCCAATATTATTGGTGGCACCACGCCCGATGGCCGAAAAACTGGCTTGCAGGCATTAACCGTGGCGCAAGGCCGTTTAGGTGTTAAGCCTCGCATTCTAGCCGTACCGGCTCACGATACACAGGCGGTTTCATCAACGCTCGCCGGTATCGCGCAAAAAATGCGTGCCATGGCTTATATTAGCGCCTATGGCAGTAAAACTATTTCAGATACCATTGATTACCGTAAGAATTTTAATCAACGTGAATTAATGTTGATTTGGCCTGAATTCCAAAGTTGGGATACCGTCGCGAATGCAGAGAGTAATATCTACGCCACCGCATGTGCTTTGGGTTTGCGTGCCAAAATTGATAATGAAATCGGCTGGCATAAAACCTTGTCTAATGTGGGCGTTAATGGTGTCACGGGCATTTCTGCCGATGTGTCATGGGATTTACAAGACCCTGCCACCGATGCCGGCTTACTTAACGAAAACGATATCACCACGCTAATTCGCAATAACGGCTTCAAGTTTTGGGGATCTCGTACTTGCTCTGATGACCCGTTGTTTGCCTTTGAATCCTACACCCGCACCGCGCAAGTGTTATCCGACACCATCGCCGAGGGGTTGGACTGGTCAATTGACGGTACGCTTAACCCTTCACTGGCTCGTGACATTATCGAAAGTATCAATGCAAAACTGCGCAGCATGGCAACGCAAGGCTATTTGTTAGGCGGTGAATGTTGGTTCGATCCAGACGTTAACACCAAAGAAGAGCTGAAAAGCGGCAAGTTATACATTGATTATGACTATACAGCCGTACCCCCACTGGAAAACTTACTGTTACGTCAGCGTATTACCGACCGCTATTTATTGGATTTTGGCTCAAAAATTAAGGGGTAA
- a CDS encoding putative addiction module killer protein, protein MITVLTTECFDSWIKNLRDIRAKTKILMRIRRLKNGNYGDVQPIGDGFSELRVHEGQGYRVYLKQKSNVIIILLCGGTKATQQKDIHKAKLLFGEVEGEL, encoded by the coding sequence ATGATCACGGTTCTAACAACGGAATGTTTTGATAGTTGGATTAAAAACCTTAGAGATATTCGAGCTAAAACTAAAATTCTAATGAGAATTAGGCGGTTAAAGAATGGGAATTATGGTGATGTGCAACCCATTGGTGATGGCTTTTCGGAACTGAGGGTACATGAAGGACAAGGGTATCGTGTTTATCTAAAGCAGAAAAGCAATGTTATTATAATTTTACTTTGTGGTGGAACAAAGGCAACGCAGCAGAAAGATATCCATAAAGCTAAACTCCTTTTTGGTGAAGTTGAGGGGGAACTATGA
- a CDS encoding phage major tail tube protein, translating to MALPRKLKDLNLFNEGESYMGRIEEITLPKITRKFETYRGGGMNGGVKIDMGLEDDALSAELTFGGLEAQLYKQWGITQIDGVMLRLNCAYQRQDTKEYTAVEVVLRGRFSEIDSGNGKAGENTQVKAPFNATYYKLIWDGETLIEIDLLNMIEKVDGVDRLEEQRAALGL from the coding sequence ATGGCCTTACCACGCAAACTTAAAGATTTAAATTTATTCAATGAGGGTGAAAGCTATATGGGGCGTATTGAAGAAATCACGCTACCGAAAATCACCCGTAAATTTGAAACCTATCGCGGCGGCGGCATGAATGGCGGCGTCAAAATTGATATGGGGTTAGAAGATGATGCACTCTCTGCCGAATTAACATTTGGAGGCTTAGAAGCCCAGCTTTATAAGCAATGGGGGATCACTCAAATTGATGGCGTGATGTTGCGCCTCAATTGTGCTTATCAACGCCAAGATACCAAAGAATACACCGCCGTTGAGGTCGTGTTACGGGGTCGATTCAGTGAAATTGACTCCGGTAATGGCAAGGCCGGTGAAAATACCCAAGTCAAAGCACCTTTTAATGCCACGTATTACAAACTCATTTGGGATGGTGAAACACTCATTGAGATTGATTTACTCAATATGATTGAAAAAGTAGATGGTGTTGACCGCTTAGAAGAACAACGCGCCGCATTAGGTTTATAG
- a CDS encoding DNA-binding transcriptional regulator — MMNCPECGHAAHTRSSYQVSSETKERYNQCQNINCGCTFVSHESVTKIVVKPAHVNVVEPHPNKYQQPSLVL; from the coding sequence ATGATGAATTGTCCCGAATGCGGTCATGCTGCACATACACGTAGTTCCTATCAAGTCTCATCCGAAACCAAAGAACGTTATAACCAGTGCCAAAATATTAATTGTGGTTGCACATTTGTCAGTCACGAATCAGTGACCAAAATTGTTGTTAAGCCCGCACATGTTAATGTTGTTGAGCCGCATCCGAACAAATACCAGCAACCCTCTTTAGTATTATAG
- a CDS encoding Phage protein D produces MSFLTKDELTPAFALAAGGENINSLIQGRLMSLTMTDNRGFEADQLDIELDDSDGKLALPKRGETLSLHLGWKNEPLIYKGTFTVDEVEHSGVPDKLTIRGRSADFRDTLNVKREQSYHQKTLGDIVRTLAERNKLKAVIDEKLDKIKLAHIDQTNESDGSFLTRVAKSEGAIVAVKNGNLLFMKQGQGLTATGQPIQTMHITRSVGDGHRFSLADRGAYTGVIANWLDTREPKKKKAVTVKRKRKSKQPTKPAEPKEKQGEYLAGEQGNVLTLSHTYATKENAARAAKANWEKIQRGVASFSIQLAVGRADLYP; encoded by the coding sequence ATGAGTTTTTTAACCAAAGATGAGTTAACTCCTGCTTTTGCGCTCGCGGCCGGCGGTGAAAATATTAATAGCCTGATTCAGGGGCGTTTAATGTCATTAACCATGACGGACAATCGCGGCTTTGAAGCTGACCAATTAGATATTGAATTAGATGACAGCGACGGAAAACTCGCCTTACCCAAACGTGGAGAAACCTTATCATTGCATCTTGGTTGGAAAAACGAACCGCTGATCTACAAGGGGACGTTTACGGTTGATGAGGTTGAACATAGCGGCGTGCCAGATAAGCTCACGATCCGCGGTCGTAGTGCAGATTTTCGCGACACATTAAACGTTAAGCGCGAACAGTCTTATCACCAAAAAACACTCGGTGATATCGTGCGAACCTTGGCAGAACGCAATAAGTTAAAGGCGGTTATTGATGAAAAATTAGATAAAATCAAGCTTGCCCATATCGACCAAACCAACGAATCGGACGGCTCATTTTTAACGCGAGTCGCGAAATCCGAGGGGGCAATTGTTGCGGTTAAAAACGGAAACTTACTGTTTATGAAACAAGGCCAAGGGCTCACCGCAACTGGACAACCGATTCAAACGATGCATATCACCCGCTCAGTTGGTGATGGACACCGTTTTTCACTGGCCGATCGTGGTGCATACACCGGTGTTATTGCTAACTGGCTTGACACACGTGAGCCGAAAAAGAAAAAAGCAGTGACGGTAAAGCGTAAGCGAAAAAGCAAACAACCTACAAAACCAGCCGAACCAAAAGAAAAACAAGGGGAATATTTAGCCGGCGAACAAGGAAATGTTCTCACGCTTTCTCATACCTACGCCACGAAAGAAAATGCCGCCCGAGCCGCAAAAGCCAACTGGGAAAAAATCCAACGTGGTGTTGCGTCATTTTCGATTCAACTCGCGGTTGGTCGTGCAGATCTCTACCCCTGA
- a CDS encoding chromosome segregation protein — protein MSKDLRLQVILSAVDKFTKPFKSAQASNKKLAETLRQSKQQLKELNNQAKQIDGFKKTKQSLDSASQAYQQATAKVSRLARELSTVQNPTRAQSRELDRAKAAAAKLKAETGTLSASLQRQREALKGSGISTRQLSQAQIKLNSDIASTSRRLQQQEQQLKRVANQEKRMSAAKNSYQNAMGVRNKMAGSGAGMLASGVGLGYAAKKVLVPGYDFEIGMSKVQALTRLDKNSDDYKMLREQARDLGATTAFTANEVAQGQAFYAMAGFKPKQIKNAMSGTLSMSLAGDIDLATTADIGSNILTGFKLNSNEMNRVSDALVATFTRSNVNLTMLGDTMKYVAPVASGLGVDLETAAVAAGKLGDAGIQGSMAGTGLRSILGRLAEPPKMAGEALDKLKIKTRDAKGNLRQFTDILAELDKKTKKMGTAERAGLFKHIAGEEAFSALSVLVDQAGSGQLQAMIAEIKAAKGEAEKVAKTMTDNLDGDLKNLTSAYEDVGIQIFGGADSPLRDITKRVTDLISKFGQWAKKNPELVKQITMITLGLGAVLAVGGGITLMIAALIGPLAMAKLSLSVLGIKGSGFLSLLIKPIKLIGAAFMMLGRALLANPIILIITAIAGAAYLIYKYWDDIVPYAKKLWNRVTEIFSQFWEGLNPMY, from the coding sequence ATGAGTAAAGATTTACGTTTACAGGTGATTTTAAGCGCCGTCGATAAATTTACGAAACCGTTTAAGAGCGCCCAAGCGTCAAATAAAAAATTGGCGGAGACCCTCCGCCAATCTAAACAACAACTCAAAGAGCTCAACAACCAAGCCAAGCAAATTGACGGGTTTAAGAAAACCAAGCAATCCCTTGATAGTGCCAGTCAAGCGTATCAACAGGCTACCGCCAAAGTTAGCCGGCTCGCACGTGAATTATCCACCGTTCAAAATCCCACGAGGGCCCAATCACGGGAGCTTGACCGCGCGAAAGCGGCGGCCGCAAAACTCAAAGCTGAAACCGGCACACTGAGTGCCTCATTGCAGCGCCAACGGGAAGCCCTAAAAGGCAGTGGGATTTCAACACGCCAGCTAAGCCAAGCCCAAATCAAATTAAATAGCGACATTGCCAGCACAAGCCGGCGATTACAGCAACAAGAGCAGCAACTAAAACGGGTGGCCAACCAAGAAAAACGCATGTCTGCGGCAAAAAATAGCTATCAAAATGCCATGGGCGTGCGTAATAAAATGGCCGGTAGCGGCGCGGGTATGCTTGCATCCGGTGTGGGGTTAGGTTATGCGGCTAAAAAAGTCTTAGTACCCGGCTATGATTTTGAAATCGGCATGTCGAAAGTGCAAGCCTTAACCCGCCTTGATAAAAATTCTGACGACTACAAGATGTTAAGGGAGCAAGCGCGAGACCTTGGGGCAACAACCGCATTTACCGCTAATGAAGTTGCACAAGGCCAAGCGTTCTATGCCATGGCCGGTTTTAAACCTAAACAAATTAAAAATGCCATGTCCGGCACTTTATCCATGTCATTGGCCGGTGATATCGACTTGGCCACCACGGCTGATATTGGTTCCAACATCTTGACCGGTTTTAAGCTGAACTCTAATGAAATGAACCGTGTCAGTGATGCCCTTGTTGCCACCTTTACCCGTTCAAACGTCAACCTCACGATGCTCGGCGACACCATGAAATATGTTGCACCGGTTGCTTCGGGGCTCGGTGTCGATTTAGAAACCGCCGCCGTTGCCGCCGGTAAATTGGGTGATGCGGGTATTCAAGGCAGTATGGCCGGTACAGGCTTACGCTCTATTTTAGGGCGCTTGGCAGAGCCGCCGAAAATGGCTGGTGAAGCCCTTGATAAATTGAAAATTAAAACCCGTGATGCCAAAGGTAATTTGCGCCAATTTACCGACATACTCGCCGAGCTAGACAAAAAAACAAAAAAAATGGGTACGGCAGAGCGTGCCGGACTGTTTAAACATATTGCCGGTGAAGAGGCATTTTCTGCCCTCTCAGTATTGGTTGACCAAGCTGGCTCCGGTCAGTTGCAGGCCATGATTGCTGAAATCAAAGCCGCTAAAGGGGAAGCGGAAAAAGTCGCCAAAACCATGACAGATAACCTTGATGGCGACTTAAAAAACTTAACCTCGGCTTATGAAGATGTAGGGATACAAATTTTTGGCGGTGCGGATAGCCCTTTGCGGGATATCACCAAACGAGTCACTGATCTCATTTCGAAGTTTGGCCAATGGGCGAAGAAAAACCCTGAACTGGTCAAACAAATCACCATGATCACGTTGGGATTAGGTGCCGTGCTGGCCGTTGGTGGCGGTATCACATTGATGATTGCAGCATTAATTGGACCACTCGCCATGGCGAAATTAAGTCTGTCCGTATTAGGTATCAAAGGCAGCGGCTTTCTATCATTACTGATTAAGCCTATTAAGTTAATTGGAGCGGCATTTATGATGCTAGGCCGTGCGCTATTAGCTAACCCGATTATCTTAATTATCACGGCTATCGCTGGTGCGGCTTACCTGATTTATAAATATTGGGATGATATCGTTCCGTACGCAAAAAAATTATGGAACAGAGTGACAGAGATATTTTCCCAGTTTTGGGAGGGGTTAAATCCTATGTACTGA
- a CDS encoding Phage tail protein E — MTEPVEKNQITVTLDEPITRGTTTVTEIVVRKPNSGALRGVRLAALMEMDVDSAMLVLPRVTAPALTKPELIMMNPADMLNLTKELVLFLLPKSVTMDFQND, encoded by the coding sequence ATGACTGAACCAGTAGAAAAAAATCAAATCACCGTGACGCTAGATGAACCCATCACGCGTGGAACAACCACAGTAACAGAGATTGTGGTACGTAAACCCAATTCTGGCGCATTGCGTGGTGTTCGCTTAGCCGCACTGATGGAAATGGATGTGGATTCGGCAATGTTGGTATTACCCCGCGTCACCGCACCGGCATTGACGAAACCCGAATTAATCATGATGAACCCTGCGGATATGCTGAATTTAACCAAAGAGCTTGTGCTTTTTTTGTTACCGAAGTCGGTGACTATGGATTTCCAGAACGATTAA